One Azospirillum sp. B510 genomic window carries:
- a CDS encoding DUF2190 family protein — translation MRNFVCEGCHLNLTAPRALASGEGFVVGSIFAVASTTAASGTALVGVTEGVFDLPKKSTTAFAVGDRVSWENTNHYCDAPGTGLYPVGVAVAAAGAGAATVRVKLAEVPTAPAA, via the coding sequence ATGCGGAATTTCGTTTGCGAGGGCTGCCATCTCAACCTCACCGCGCCGCGGGCTCTCGCGTCCGGAGAGGGCTTTGTCGTGGGCTCGATCTTCGCGGTGGCCAGCACCACCGCCGCCAGCGGCACCGCTCTTGTCGGCGTGACCGAGGGGGTGTTCGACCTGCCGAAGAAGAGCACCACCGCCTTTGCCGTGGGGGATCGGGTGTCCTGGGAGAACACCAACCATTACTGCGACGCGCCCGGAACCGGCCTGTATCCGGTGGGTGTCGCGGTGGCCGCCGCCGGTGCCGGCGCAGCGACGGTGCGGGTGAAGCTGGCGGAGGTGCCGACGGCGCCGGCCGCCTGA
- a CDS encoding phage head-tail joining protein, translated as MATPAELIGMRDALEAARYSGNRRVRVGGTEIEFRSDAEMKAALLDLNRKIAAASGSAGSPFVTFTTSKGL; from the coding sequence ATGGCGACGCCGGCCGAACTGATCGGGATGCGGGACGCGCTGGAGGCCGCCCGCTACAGCGGCAACCGGCGGGTCCGCGTGGGCGGAACCGAAATCGAGTTCCGGTCCGATGCCGAGATGAAGGCGGCGCTTCTGGATCTGAACCGGAAGATCGCCGCCGCCAGCGGTTCGGCCGGCTCGCCCTTCGTGACCTTCACGACCTCAAAAGGACTCTGA